One genomic region from Rosa rugosa chromosome 1, drRosRugo1.1, whole genome shotgun sequence encodes:
- the LOC133727244 gene encoding probable caffeoyl-CoA O-methyltransferase At4g26220: MENTRNQVSTKNPTLLQSEELHEYILKTGVYPREPNALKELRIATANHPMAFMGTAPDAGQLMAMLLKLVNPKNAIEIGVFTGYSLLLTALTIPDYGKITAIDINRKAYEIGLPIIKKAGVEHKIDFIESPALPILDKLLENPEKEGSFDFAFVDADKNNYWNYHKRLMKLVKIGGMVIYDNTLWGGSVALREEDVPEAKREWRQCAIEFNKLISADPRVEMSQVPLGDGVTICRRVC; encoded by the exons ATGGAAAACACTAGAAATCAAGTGAGTACCAAGAATCCAACTCTGTTGCAGAGTGAGGAGTTACATGAG TATATACTGAAGACTGGTGTCTACCCAAGAGAACCAAATGCTCTCAAGGAACTGAGGATTGCTACTGCAAATCACCCTAT GGCTTTCATGGGTACTGCACCTGATGCAGGTCAGTTAATGGCTATGCTCTTGAAACTAGTGAATCCCAAAAATGCAATTGAAATCGGAGTTTTTACCGGATACTCTCTTCTCCTCACTGCTCTCACGATTCCTGATTATGGCAAG ATTACAGCCATAGACATAAACCGGAAAGCATATGAAATAGGCTTACCAATCATCAAAAAAGCCGGTGTAGAGCACAAAATTGACTTCATTGAGTCCCCAGCTCTGCCTATTCTTGACAAACTCTTGGAAAAT CCAGAGAAGGAAGGGAGTTTCGACTTTGCTTTTGTTGATGCGGACAAGAATAACTACTGGAACTACCACAAGAGGCTAATGAAGCTGGTTAAGATTGGTGGGATGGTTATCTATGATAACACACTTTGGGGAGGGTCAGTTGCTCTGCGTGAAGAAGATGTTCCAGAGGCCAAAAGGGAATGGAGGCAATGTGCAATCGAGTTTAACAAATTGATTTCTGCTGATCCTCGTGTCGAAATGTCCCAAGTTCCATTGGGTGATGGAGTCACAATTTGCAGGCGCGTTTGCTAA
- the LOC133712663 gene encoding probable caffeoyl-CoA O-methyltransferase At4g26220 has product MGMLLKLVNANWTIEIRVFTGYSLLLTALRIPDDGKTTAIGIIRKTYEIGLPIIKEASMEHKIGFIESSALPILDKLLENVAQEGSFDFAFVDADMNNNWNYHKRLIKLIKIGGIIIYDNTLWGGTVALPEEDVPETKREWRLYMCN; this is encoded by the exons ATGGGCATGCTCTTGAAACTTGTGAATGCAAATTGGACGATTGAAATCAGAGTTTTTACTGGCTACTCGCTTCTCCTCACTGCCCTTAGGATTCCTGATGATGGCAAG ACTACAGCCATAGGCATCATCCGAAAAACATACGAAATAGGCTTGCCAATCATCAAGGAAGCCAGTATGGAACACAAAATTGGCTTTATCGAGTCCTCAGCTCTCCCTATTCTCGACAAACTCTTAGAAAATGTAG CGCAGGAAGGGAGTTTTGACTTTGCTTTTGTTGATGCTGACATGAACAACAATTGGAATTACCACAAAAGGCTAATTAAACTGATCAAGATTGGTGGAATAATTATCTATGATAACACACTTTGGGGAGGGACAGTTGCTTTACCTGAAGAAGATGTTCCTGAGACCAAAAGGGAATGGAGGCTATATATGTGCAATTGA